The Elgaria multicarinata webbii isolate HBS135686 ecotype San Diego chromosome 1, rElgMul1.1.pri, whole genome shotgun sequence genome has a window encoding:
- the PODN gene encoding podocan produces MYLKFRPLFPVLWLLVWSSSRIQGQKNEDSNEFPETSSELFDLERNSLAPDCPKKCTCNPEGIVDCGGFSLKEFPIDVPELTTHLSLQNNQIEEIFPEELSRLYRLETLNLQNNRLTSKGLPEEAFDQLENLNYLYLANNQLTAAPKFLPRTLISADFAANNLTKMYELTFGQKPNLRSVYLHNNKLEDAGLPESMFNGSNNVEVLIMSSNFLKYVPKNLPPALYKLHLKNNKLEKIPRGAFSELSGLRELYLQNNKLTNEGMDNETFWKLSSLEYLDLSSNNLSQIPSGLPRNIVLLHLEKNAIKSIGKDVLTQIKNLEYLLLHNNKLKARGIHPLAFQGLKKLHTVHLYNNQLEKIPSGLPRRVKTLMILHNQISEINRNDFATTYFMEELNLSYNKVTSTHIHRDAFRKLRLLKSLDLSGNNLHTMPYGFPKNLHNLKLKVNEISSIPRGTLSGMSKLQELFLSNNKLKVSAIHRGSWRDLTSLKTLDMAGNLLTAIPSDLPESLEYLYLQNNKITIVPEDAFESTPNIKGIYLRFNKIAFHAVKESTFQRLKHLQVLDIEGNFEFSDPLKNGDHSDEEIEEEEEEEEQEVEEK; encoded by the exons ATGTACCTAAAGTTCAGACCCCTGTTTCCTGTACTGTGGCTATTGGTATGGAGCTCCAGCAGGATTCAAGGACAGAAGAATGAAGACAGCAACGAATTTCCAGAGACGTCATCTGAACTATTTGATCTGGAACGCAATTCCTTGGCACCAGATTGTCCTAAAAAATGCACTTGCAATCCAGAAGGGATTGTGGATTGTGGAGGGTTTTCGCTGAAAGAATTTCCCATAGATGTCCCTGAACTGACAACCCACCTTTCCTTACAG AACAACCAGATAGAAGAAATCTTTCCAGAAGAGCTATCACGTCTTTACAGACTAGAAACTCTTAACTTGCAAAACAACAGACTCACTTCCAAAG GACTTCCAGAGGAAGCGTTTGACCAGCTGGAGAACCTGAATTATCTGTATCTTGCAAATAATCAG CTCACAGCGGCTCCAAAATTCCTCCCCAGGACCTTGATCAGTGCTGATTTTGCAGCCAATAACCTCACTAAGATGTATGAGCTCACGTTTGGACAGAAGCCAAatctgag ATCAGTCTACCTTCACAACAATAAACTTGAAGATGCAGGATTACCAGAGAGCATGTTCAATGGTTCTAACAATGTGGAGGTGTTGATTATGTCCAGCAACTTCTTAAAATATGTTCCAAAGAATCTGCCACCAGCACTATATAAGTTGCACCTAAAG AATAACAAACTGGAGAAGATTCCCAGAGGAGCCTTCAGTGAGCTCTCAGGACTTCGAGAACTGTATCTGCAGAACAACAAATTGACAAACGAGGGCATGGACAATGAAACCTTCTG GAAACTCTCGAGCCTTGAGTACCTGGATTTGTCCAGCAATAACCTTTCCCAAATCCCAAGTGGCTTACCTCGGAACATCGTCCTTCTCCACCTAGAGAAGAACGCCATTAAATCAATTGGCAAGGATGTCTTGACTCAGATCAAGAACCTGGAATACTTATTGCTTCACAATAATAAACTGAAAGCCCGTGGGATCCACCCACTGGCTTTCCAGGGCCTGAAGAAGTTGCACACTGTCCATTTGTACAACAACCAGCTGGAAAAGATCCCCAGCGGGCTGCCCAGGCGGGTGAAAACTCTTATGATTCTTCACAACCAGATCTCAGAAATTAACAGGAATGATTTTGCTACCACTTATTTCATGGAGGAACTAAACCTGAGTTACAATAAGGTCACCAGCACACATATTCATCGGGACGCCTTCCGTAAGCTGAGGCTACTGAAGTCCTTGGATCTTTCAGGCAATAACCTCCACACCATGCCATATGGCTTCCCAAAGAACCTGCATAACCTGAAGCTTAAAGTAAATGAGATCAGCTCCATTCCCAGGGGCACATTATCTGGAatgtcaaagctgcaggagctgtttCTGAGTAACAACAAACTGAAAGTCAGCGCAATTCATAGAGGCTCATGGAGGGATCTCACCAGTCTCAAG ACGTTAGATATGGCTGGCAATCTACTGACTGCTATTCCATCTGATTTGCCGGAATCTCTAGAATACCTGTACCTCCAGAACAACAAGATCACCATAGTGCCAGAGGATGCCTTTGAATCCACACCCAACATAAAGGGGATTTATCTCAG gTTTAACAAGATTGCATTCCATGCGGTCAAAGAAAGCACCTTCCAAAGACTGAAGCATCTGCAAGTGCTGGACATCGAAGGAAACTTTGAATTCAGTGACCCTTTGAAGAATGGGGATCATTCAGATGAGGAaatagaagaagaggaggaagaggaagaacaggAGGTGGAGGAAAAATAA